The following coding sequences lie in one Cinclus cinclus chromosome 15, bCinCin1.1, whole genome shotgun sequence genomic window:
- the PIN4 gene encoding LOW QUALITY PROTEIN: peptidyl-prolyl cis-trans isomerase NIMA-interacting 4 (The sequence of the model RefSeq protein was modified relative to this genomic sequence to represent the inferred CDS: substituted 1 base at 1 genomic stop codon), giving the protein MAPKGKGGGKAGKGGDSGSGEGKAQGPKGGGSAVKVRHILCEKHGRAMEAMEKLKSGQRFSEVAAQYSEDKARQXGDLGWMTRGSMVGPFQEAAFALPVSSMDKPVYTDPPVKTKFGYHIIMVEGRK; this is encoded by the exons ATGGCGCCGAAAGGGAAAGGCGGCGGCAAAGCCGGGAAGG GCGGCGACAGCGGCAGCGGCGAGGGCAAAGCGCAGGGCCCGAAGGGAGGCGGCAGCGCCGTCAAG GTTAGGCACATCCTGTGTGAGAAACACGGCCGGGCCATGGAGGCCATGGAGAAGCTGAAGTCCGGGCAGCGCTTTAGCGAGGTGGCGGCACAATACAGCGAGGACAAGGCCAGgcagtga GGAGATCTGGGCTGGATGACCAGAGGCTCCATGGTGGGACCATTCCAGGAGGCAGCATTTGCCCTGCCCGTGAGCAGCATGGACAAGCCTGTGTACACGGACCCTCCCGTCAAGACCAAGTTTGGATACCATATTATCATGGTggaaggcagaaaataa
- the ERCC6L gene encoding DNA excision repair protein ERCC-6-like: MQRVQEALVAAEKQKEDEEDEGFVDVCGSGLLIYGEMHGKLFQHQREGVAFLYRLHRDGKPGGILADDMGLGKTIQVIAFLSGMFDAELVQHVLLIMPTTLVSSWLAEFARWTPGLRVKEFHGTSKAERTRNLERVQRKNGIIITSYQMLINNWKQLASRHEEEFVWDYVILDEAHKIKCPSNKTTKCVYAIPAQHRVLLTGTPVQNNLREMWSLFDFACQGSLLGTAKTFKIEYENPITRAREKDATPGEKALGLKISENLMAIIKPYFLRRTKEDIKSNHADKVDAPLPEDPSENKAPVMPSLTRKNDFVVWVYLAPVQEEIYRNFLCLDHVKEVLMTTRSPLAELTVLKKLCDHPRLLSARACIQLGLEEQESSEQDYRMEAGLFSGMSKIDHLSDEIVIQESGKMQFLVGLLERLREEGHRTLVFSQSRKMLDIIELVLSRRQFQILRIDGMVTHLTERERRINAFQSNPDYSVFLLTTQVGGVGITLTAASRVVIFDPSWNPATDAQAVDRAYRIGQKENVVIYRLITCGTVEEKIYRRQVFKDSLIRQTTGDKKNPFRYFSKQELRELFTLEDTRTSATQIQLQSLHAMQRKSDLQLDEHLAYLHSLAMFGISDHDLIYTRETAHEEQVESEEAHQYIQRRVQKAHELVQLESQLRDQRMEGIRNACEENWQRPLGPVSGPKKVPPGLNEKKHFVSPPVADAHKKDEAIDLTEDEEAQVLDVSSKMTTMTIGDLDEEQLAQDVSSVEAELLNTSKTAEQPDMQEPEQNSESSITPSSPALEKESKSLQEKHHLQVHSDSLAKTRNDLTGHCHNSSEPGMDRLEDLRSDVELSVQVLDPHTALGTEQNNVPEPASAVLSLSNVTPEINAELYKSHMLEDSLEGTSAPSFQDQVDFNLVLEESEEGWQDGSNREGSVEHREKESLQLQAESLCKSPHKQSPNKTLPREPSSHGTAEEEPNASLQGSETLEESSGLFTFTRKKHLNRIASPSDSEGQPEQGPSSPLDSTQYGLPEGISASTPKYDSRRAKGIFSPQLNNSGNRSNASRCSFINRLVDEVEDIGEIMGITDEEDDDGDEEQGGLVEDEAEECTEESAEPEEEPTGETLDTSEESSHTDSEVSEQSEAGETESSQEESTGDAELQSGEQIDYFTQESSSEKGIGQSSSPAADYDTLVHSGKKLHNDGKLQEALDCFLQALDIKSGDPEVMLLTLNLYRQLAQK, encoded by the coding sequence ATGCAGCGGGTGCAGGAGGCGCTGGTGGCGGCCgagaagcagaaggaggatgaggaggatgagggcTTCGTGGACGTGTGCGGCAGCGGCCTGCTGATCTATGGGGAGATGCACGGGAAGCTGTTCCAGCACCAGCGGGAAGGTGTTGCGTTCCTGTACCGCCTGCACCGCGACGGCAAGCCTGGCGGCATCCTGGCAGATGATATGGGCCTGGGCAAGACCATCCAGGTGATCGCCTTCCTATCGGGTATGTTTGATGCTGAGCTCGTGCAGCACGTCCTGCTCATCATGCCCACCACCCTGGTCAGCAGCTGGCTTGCTGAGTTCGCTCGCTGGACCCCTGGCCTGCGTGTCAAGGAGTTCCATGGCACCAGCAAGGCAGAGCGCACCAGGAACctggagagggtccagaggAAGAATGGCATCATCATCACGAGCTACCAGATGCTCATTAACAACTGGAAGCAGCTGGCCAGCCGCCACGAGGAGGAGTTTGTCTGGGACTATGTCATTCTCGATGAAGCACACAAGATTAAGTGCCCATCAAACAAGACGACCAAGTGTGTGTACGcaatcccagcccagcaccgCGTCCTGCTCACGGGCACCCCCGTGCAGAACAACCTGCGCGAAATGTGGTCCTTGTTTGACTTTGCCTGCCAAGGCTCCCTCCTGGGAACTgccaaaacttttaaaatagagTATGAGAATCCCATTACCAGGGCGAGGGAGAAAGATGCGACTCCAGGTGAGAAGGCACTGGGGTTAAAGATATCAGAAAATCTCATGGCAATTATAAAGCCCTATTTCCTCAGAAGGACCAAGGAAGACATCAAAAGCAATCATGCTGATAAAGTGGATGCTCCTCTTCCTGAGGATCCGAGTGAAAACAAGGCTCCTGTCATGCCATCTCTCACTAGGAAAAATGACTTTGTTGTGTGGGTGTACCTGGCACCGGTGCAGGAAGAAATCTACAGGAACTTTCTCTGCCTGGATCACGTGAAGGAAGTGCTGATGACGACCCGATCGCCTTTGGCTGAGCTGACAGTCCTGAAGAAACTCTGTGACCACCCCAGGCTTTTGTCTGCAAGAGCCTGTATCCAGCTGGGCTTGGAAGAGCAGGAGAGCTCTGAGCAGGATTACAGGATGGAAGCAGGTTTGTTTTCAGGCATGAGCAAAATAGATCATCTCTCTGATGAGATTGTGATCCAGGAGTCTGGGAAGATGCAGTTCCTTGTGGGACTGCTGGAACGGCTGAGGGAAGAGGGACACCGAACCCTGGTGTTCTCCCAGTCAAGGAAGATGCTGGATATCATAGAGCTCGTCCTGTCTCGCCGGCAGTTCCAGATCCTGCGCATCGACGGCATGGTGACGCACCTGACGGAGCGGGAGAGGCGCATCAACGCCTTCCAGAGCAACCCTGATTACTCTGTCTTCCTGCTTACCACGCAGGTTGGGGGTGTCGGGATAACCCTGACAGCAGCCAGCCGAGTGGTGATCtttgatcccagctggaatccagcGACCGATGCTCAGGCTGTGGACAGAGCTTACAGAATTGGGCAGAAAGAGAACGTGGTGATTTACAGGCTGATCACCTGCGGCACTGTGGAAGAGAAGATTTACAGGCGGCAGGTATTCAAGGACTCGCTAATCAGACAGACCACCGGTGACAAGAAGAACCCATTCCGTTATTTCTCCAAACAGGAACTAAGGGAGCTCTTCACGCTGGAAGATACTCGCACATCTGCGACTCAGATCCAGCTGCAGTCCCTGCATGCCATGCAAAGGAAGTCAGACCTGCAGCTGGATGAGCACCTTGCTTACCTGCATTCCCTGGCAATGTTTGGCATTTCTGACCACGACCTGATCTACACAAGGGAGACGGCTCACGAGGAGCAGGTGGAGAGCGAGGAAGCCCATCAGTACATCCAGAGAAGGGTACAAAAAGCCCACGAGCTGGTCCAGCTGGAGTCCCAGCTCAGAGATCAGAGGATGGAGGGGATCAGAAATGCTTGTGAAGAGAACTGGCAAAGACCATTGGGACCAGTTTCTGGGCCAAAGAAGGTGCCTCCAGGGTTGAATGAGAAAAAACACTTTGTTTCACCACCAGTAGCTGATGCACATAAAAAGGATGAAGCTATTGATCTTACAGAGGATGAGGAGGCCCAGGTGCTCGATGTCAGCTCCAAAATGACAACTATGACTATTGGTGACTTGGATGAAGAGCAACTGGCACAAGATGTGTCCAGTGTGGAGGCAGAACTGCTCAACACTAGCAAGACAGCTGAACAACCTGATATGCAAGAACCTGAGCAAAATTCTGAATCTAGCATTACACCATCATCCCCTGCACTTgagaaagagagtaagagcCTCCAAGAGAAACATCATTTGCAGGTACATTCAGACAGCTTGGCCAAGACAAGGAATGACCTGACAGGGCATTGTCACAATTCCTCAGAGCCTGGTATGGATAGACTAGAAGATCTTAGAAGTGATGTGGAATTATCAGTTCAGGTACTTGACCCAcacactgccctggggacagagcagaACAATGTTCCTGAGCCGGCTTCTGCAGTGCTGAGTTTATCAAATGTTACACCCGAGATCAATGCTGAGCTCTACAAGTCTCACATGCTGGAAGATAGCTTGGAGGGTACATCTGCTCCTTCTTTCCAGGATCAAGTTGACTTCAATCTGGTATTGGAAGAATCTGAAGAGGGATGGCAGGATGGCTCAAATAGAGAAGGATCAGTGGAACACCGTGAGAAGGAGAGCTTACAACTCCAGGCAGAAAGCCTGTGTAAATCTCCGCATAAACAATCTCCAAACAAAACTTTGCCAAGGGAGCCCAGTAGCCATGGCACAGCTGAGGAAGAGCCAAATGCCTCTCTGCAAGGGAGTGAAACATTGGAGGAAAGCAGTGGTCTCTTTACTTTCACAAGGAAGAAACACTTGAACAGGATTGCTTCACCCAGTGACAGTGAAGGGCAGCCTGAGCAAGGGCCCTCCTCTCCCTTGGACAGCACTCAGTACGGACTTCCAGAAGGAATTAGTGCTTCCACTCCTAAATATGACAGCAGAAGAGCTAAAGGCATCTTTTCTCCACAGCTAAATAACAGTGGAAACAGGTCTAATGCTTCCAGGTGCTCGTTCATTAACAGGTTGGTAGATGAGGTGGAGGATATTGGGGAAATCATGGGAATCACTGATGAAGaagatgatgatggtgatgaggAGCAAGGTGGGCTTGTGGAAGATGAAGCTGAGGAGTGCACTGAGGAATCTGCTGAGCCTGAAGAAGAACCTACTGGAGAAACACTTGATACAAGTGAAGAGTCCTCCCACACAGACAGTGAGGTATCTGAGCAGTCTGAGGCAGGGGAGACGGAGTCGTCTCAGGAGGAATCCACGGGTGATGCTGAGCTGCAGTCCGGCGAGCAGATTGACTACTTCACCcaggaaagcagctctgaaaaGGGCATTGGGCAGAgttcctctcctgctgcagacTATGACACCTTGGTACACAGTGGGAAGAAACTTCACAATGATGGAAAACTCCAGGAGGCGTTGGACTGCTTCCTGCAAGCTCTTGACATAAAAAGTGGAGATCCTGAAGTTATGCTTCTGACCCTGAACTTGTACAGACAGCTGGCCCAGAAGTGA